In Onthophagus taurus isolate NC unplaced genomic scaffold, IU_Otau_3.0 ScKx7SY_16, whole genome shotgun sequence, the genomic stretch ATCGTACATAACGTTGAATTCACCCCAGAAAGCTTCAGGAAATTCAtccaattacaaaataaattgcaCCAAGGGATTTGCGATCAAAGAAATAACGCAACGATTGCAACTCatgatttaactttaattgtaAGTCAAAATAGcgcttaattttttttaaataataagcaTTAATTGTTACAGAATCAACAAATAACCAACAAcacattaatttattcatCATGTCCATCAAAAGACTTAAAAATAATCCCACTTAATCGAAAATCTTTAATGACAGGGAAAGAATTATTCGAAAAACTCCAAGCAGAAGCTGAAACACTCCGCAAAGAAAAgaaacgaaataattattcagggattcataaatatttgtatttattaaaaggaAAACCTGAATATccttttttaaaagtaaacgAAACCATCATTTCTTTTCCTCCAATAACTAATTCAGAAACAACTAAAATCTCGGTTAAAACCACCGCTATTTTCTTAGAAGTAACCAGtaataaatcattacaaaTGTGTTGCGATGTTCTTGACGATTGTATTAAGGAATTCGtacaatttttcgaattaaaCTCGCTTACCGTAGAACAGGTTAAAATCGTCGATGTCGAAGGGAACTTGAAAAGTGTTTATCCATCGAGGACGgatttgaaattttcggaGAGTTTTATTGAAGTTGTGagagattaatttttataaattaagaataaagtttgatttttgtaaaaaatttttttttttgacataatcacataacctaaaaatttttttttttaatttaaatatttatttacttatttctgtaggaaattaaattacctTTTTGGCAATAACGTgttatttaacaattattatttctatttgttatttattgtaatgattttaaataaatatcaaaaattaaatgaacgTTGTTGCGCCATCTATTGACGCTCCAAAAATTTGTACTTTTAGtagttaaatataaatataataattttttcttataattactataatttttttatgattattgattaaacttaattgttataattaaaataagttttaaaaaagaaactaacCTGGAATGAAGAAGTCGATTAGCGCCATCTGGtggtgatttttaattttaatccaaattaaTCGATATTTCTgtaggaaattaaattaattttttgttaataacgtgttatttaataattattattaatattttttatttattttaataattctaaataattatgataaattaaatgaacGTTGTTAGCCCCATCTATTGACGCTTCAAAATATTCTTCTTTTAGGGGTTAAATCAAaacagatttaattttttacttgaaataattataattaattgttttataattattgattaaacttaattattattaataatttattataattacagaaagttttagaaaagaaagtaaaaattaaatgaatgatgttagcgccatctattgacGTTTCAAAAAACTCAACTTTTaggtgttaaataaaaataaatttaatttctttattaaaatcactataattgttttataattattgcttGAACgcaattgttattattaaattgttaaaattagattaagttttgaaaaagaaagCAAAAATCTAGTGacgtttcaaaaaaaatatttacttttaggtttaaatcaaaataaatttaacttttttcttaaaattactataattgttttataactattgattaaacttaattgttgttaataaattattataattaaaataagttttaaaaaaataaacgttattagcgccatctattgacgtttcaaaaaatttcaacttttaggggttaaatcaaaatagatttaattttattcttataataattataattaattgttttataattgttgattaaacttaattgttattaataatttattataattaaagaaagttttagagaagaaagtaaaaattaaatgaatgttgctagcgccatctattgacgtttcaaaaactttaacttttaggtgttaaattaaaataaattaatttttttttattaaaattactataattgttttataattattgattaaacacaattgttattattaaattgttaaaattacattaagttttgaaaagaaaagcaaaaatctattgatgtttcaaaataatatctaCTTTTAGgggttaaatcaaaataaatttaattttatcttaaaattactataattgttttataattattgattaaacttaattgttattaataatttattataattaaagaaagttttagagaagaaagtaaaaattaaatgaatgttgttagcgccatctattgacgtttcaaaaaattcaacttttaggtgttaaattaaaataaatttaacttttttgttaaaattactattattgttttataattattgattaaactgaattgttattaataatttattataattaaagaaagttttagaaaagaaagtaaaaattaaatgaatgttgttagcgccatctattggcGTTAAGAAGAACTCAACTTTTaggtgttaaattaaaataaatttaatttttttattaaaattactataattgttttataattattgattaaatttaattgttattaataaattattataattaaaaaaaataaacgttgtTAGTCATCTATTGACGTTTAAGAAATGTCAACTTTTGaggttaaatcaaaataaattttaattttttgttaaaattactaaaattgttgcaaaatcgtcgatttttaaaaaaagaaagtgtACAATAACGTgtatttaattgatatttatttaccttacaattctaaaaaaattatttataggatttacaacatttttccCCACTCGACTGCAGCTTTATTCGTGTTATCACAAAGTTTTCTCCTTTTTTCACAACAACAAATGAACCCATCATTAAAGATcaataaagattaaataataacgtttaaaaattacatttttttttgttttaagtagAAAGgcacaaaaaattttcttccCCAAACTGTTTAGcgttcaaattaaaaaaagagactaatattgtaagtttttttttattcgctAGCAGCAGTGGATTGcggtgtttattattttttttttaactgtaACTCCCCGGAAAGAAACCCGATTTTAATCCGCCGGTCTTCTCTCACCGTGTTTCTTTGTATATTCTTCGGcgttctttgaaaatttctttttgtcttTCAAATATTCTTCTGCTAAATCCGCTCTGAGTGGGTGTTCGGGTTCCGGTTCATTCACTAAAGCTACTAATGCTTGAACcactattaaaataaataaaataattaattaagtggGGATTAACTCCAATTAATTAGGGATTAACCTTGTTCGGTTTTTGTAGCAGGTTTCCAATTTTCCGCACTGATTATTGGCAAACAAACTTGCCCCTTCTCATCGATATTTGGGTgataaattttcgttttaaaactaattttaggTGGCTTAAAAGGATATTCAGCAGGAAAAttgatttcgattttaaatgcTCCTTTATTATACGGTGCGTTATCCTAAAATCAAACCATTTAACCCAAATTACCTCAATTAATCAACACTTACTGGTACAATAAGTCCTTGCCAAGTAAGTATATTGCTCTCGTCGACTTGAATATCCCTGAACGATTTCAAACCAGAGTTCCGAATATCGCACAActcctaaaataataaaaaattagttgacataacctcaaaaaattttcctcCAAACTTAATTACACCAAAACAAAACGTTCTTAATCAACAATTTAACTCGaaatatcttaattaaaaCGTGTCACCACGAAAAAACCTcgttttaatcataaaaaaaaataataaacgatgACAATCGCTTTTCGCGATGTAATTTTTGTCGATCCCAACCAAACTAAGCGCGATTTAAACGCGATTTTTTCACCCCCCGATGCAGAAAACCTTCTTTTTCAATCAGAAACGGTTCGGAGTGAAATAAACGGTTATTATCACGCAGAAAACTCACCTTTTGCAATCGTCTCGTGgcggccattttgaaaattaatgatgATATCGAAGCGAAAAGCCGTTTTTCGCGGGGAAATTCTAACGGGAAAGAGTTTCGCGCTACACTAAACGCTATACTAACAATTTGTTCGAAATAAACGCGCAATCCGCTAATTTATAAGCTTTATTGGAGGTTTTCTATAGTAGATTTGACAACTATTTTGACACATACCCCACCTGGTGGGAGGTTATGGGTGATTcatcttttatctttatttttataaaaataatcttattttaatttttttttggtttatcgctttaaaagagataaaaattaaaataaatttattaaattaattaggattaataaaaaaaaatttaggaaGTTTGGTGCCAGAGTTGCCAACCCTACCGATATAAAAGATAGTCTACCGATATACCACTTAATTTAcggaatttaaaaattttaataaagtattatGAAACACATCGTACTTAAAATCAATACAATTGCGacttatattattattttacttataTTGCATAAAAGCACATACCAACGATATGGCAATGTCGCTCAAGCAACGTTGCCAGATCGTTGGTATATACAGTACGCGTCATAAGTGCCTAATTTGAAAAcagttcaaaatataatattgtCAAAATAGATATTGATCAATCGATAttgattctcaagtgttatctttaataacttgaaagagcaacaaatacatcaaatttttatattttcgtatatatctcgatattgacgtatttaagagcaaaagtgcaagagagcaatattgttaataataaaatttgcaacaatttttgttataaaagttttcttataacaaGCTCCAATTCTCAAGTggtacctttaataacttaaaagagcaacaaattcatataattttcatatttatctcgatattgacgtatctaagagcaatagtgcaagagagcaatattgttgataataaaatttgcaacaatttttgttataaaagttttcttatagcaagttccgattctcaagtgttacgtttaataaattaaaaagcaacaaattcatacaattttcatatttatctcgatattgacgcatctaagagcaaaagtgcaagagagtaatattgttaagaataaaatttgcaacaatttttgttataaaagttttcttataacaaGTTCCGATTCTCAActgttacttttaataaatgaaagagcaacaaattcatataattttcatatttatctcgatattgacgtatctaagagcaaaaatgtaaaagagcaatattgttgataataaaatttgcaacaatttttgttataaaagttttcttataacaaGTTCCGATTCTCAGgtattacttttaataaatgaaagagcaacaaatttatacaattttcttatttatctcgatattgacgtatttaagagcaaaagtgcaagagagcaatattgttaagaataaaatttgcaacaatttttgttataaaagttttcttataacaagttccgattctcaagtgttacctttaataaatgaaagagcaacaaattcatacaattttcatatctatctcgaaattgacgtatctaagagcaaaagtgcaagagagcaatattgttaagaataaaatttgcaacaatttttgttacaaaagttttcttataacaagttccgattctcaagtgttacctttaataaatgaaagagcaacaaattcatacaattttcatatctatctcgaaattgacgtatctaagagcaaaagtgcaagagagcaatattgttaagaataaaatttgcaacaatttttgttacaaaagttttcttatagcaagttccgattctcaagtgttacttttaataaatcaaagagcaacaaattcatgcaattttcatatttatctcgatattgacgtatctaagaacaaaagtgtaagagaacaatattgttgataataaaatttgcaacaatttttgttataaaagttttcttataacaagttccgattctcaagtgttacttttaataaatgaaagagcaacaaattcgtacaattttcatatttatctcgatattgacgtatctaagagcaaaattgtaagagagcaatattgttgataataaaatttgcaacaatttttgttataaaagttttcttataacaaGTTCcgattttcaagtgttacctttaataaatgaaagagcaacaaatttatacaattttcatatttatctcgatattgacgtatctaagagcaaaattacaagagagcaatattattaacaataaaatttgcaacaatttttgttataaaagttttcttataacaaGTTCCGATTCTCAActgttacttttaataaatgaaagaGCACcaaattcatacaattttcatatttatctcgatattgacgtatctaagagcaaaattgtaagagagcaatattgttgataataaaatttgcaacaatttttgttataaaagttttcttataacaaATTCCGATTCTCAActgttacttttaataaatgaaagagcaacaaattcatacaattttcatatttatctcgatattgacgtatctaagaacaaaagtgtaagagagcaatattgttaagaataaaatttgcaacaatttttgttataaaagttttcttataacaaGTTCCGATTCTCAActgttacttttaataaatgaaagagcaacaaattcatacaattttcatatttatctcgatattgacgtatctaagaacaaaagtgtaagagagcaatattgttaagaataaaatttgcaacaatttttgttataaaagttttcttataacaaGTTCCGATTCTCAActgttacttttaataaatgaaagagcaacaaattcatacaattttcatatttatctcgatattgacgtatctaagaacaaaagtgtaagagagcaatattgttaagaataaaatttgcaacaatttttgttataaaagttttcttataacaaATTCCGATTCTCAActgttacttttaataaatgaaagagcaacaaattcatacaattttcatatttatctcgatattgaggtatctaagaacaaaagtataagagagcaatattgttaagaataaaatttgcaacaatttttgttataaaagttttcttataacaaGTTCCGATTCTCAActgttacttttaataaatgaaagagcaacaaattcatacaattttcatatttatctcgatattgacgtatctaagagcaaaattgtaagagagcaatattgttaacaataaaatttgcaacaatttttgttataacaattttcttatagcaagttCCGATTCTGAAgtgttacttttaataaatgaaaaagcaacaaattcatacaattttcatatttatctcgatattgacgcatctaagagcaaaattgtaagagagcaatattgttgataataaaatttgcaacaatttttgttataaaaattttcttataacaagttccgattctcaagtgttacttttaataaatgaaagcgcaacaaattcatacaattttcatatttatctcgatattgacgtatctaagagcaaaattgcaagagagcaatattgttgataataaaatttgcaacaatttttgttataaaagttttcttatagcaagttccgattctcaagtgttacttttaataaatgaaagagcaacaaattcatacaattttcatatttatctcgatattgacgcatctaagagcaaaagtgtaagagagcaatattgttaataatagaatttgcaacaatttttgttataacaattttcttatagcaagttcagattctcaagtgttacttttaataaatgaaagagcaacaaattcatacaattttcatatttatctcgatattgacgtatctaagagcaaaattgtaagagagcaatattgttgataataaaatttgcaacaatttttgttataaaagttttcttataacaagttccgattctcaagtgttacctttaataacttaaaagaGCAATAACttcatacaattttcatatttatctcgatattgacgcatctaagagcaaaagtgcaagagagcaatattgttaataataaaatttgcaacaatttttgttataacaattttcttatagcaagttcagattctcaagtgttacttttaataaatgaaagagcaacaaattcagacaattttcatatttatctcgatattgacgtatctaagagcaaaagtgcaagagagcaatattgttaacaataaaatttgcaacaatttctCACTTTGTATTTAAACCCACCGATTTTTTACCATTTAGTCGACATAGGTTGGCAACGCTGGTTGGTGCTAACTTCATTTTTGACTTTGACAGgtatttgttgttatttttattaacgcAAATAAAGTCGTTTAAATCcgacttttttattaattaatccaaTTTTAACATGGTGTAACTCATCATTTTAGGCATGGTAAAAATCGAGtgtgatttataaaaattaaaaaaaaaaacataacctcactttttttagATATCGTTTTAAGcgaaaataataacatttgaaGCAAGAAATGGATGAGAATCAATTAAAGGATGTTTTAAAAAGTCGTTTCAATTTCAACACCTTCAAATCCAACCTCCAAAAAGATGCaatcattaaaatcgttcAAGAAAAAGCGGACGTTTTGGTTTCGATGCCTACGGGCTCGGGAAAATCGCTTTGTTACCAACTCCCCGCCGTGTTAAAAGAGAGGCAAACAACGTTGGTGTTTTCGCCGCTTTTAGCGTTAATAAAAGACCAAATCGATCATTTAAAAGCGATTAAAATCCGAGCGGCGTCTTTAAactcaaaaactttaaaaggaGAGCGCGAAACGATTTTAACTGATCTAAAAAGTGTCTCACCTAACATTAAGTTATTGTATATAACCCCTGAGCAGGCTTCAACTCAAACTTTTAAGgagttatttcaaaatttggttaaatttgataaaattgcgTATATTGTAGTTGATGAAGCGCATTGTGTGAGCGAATGGGGGCACGATTTTCGGCCGGATTATCTCAAATTAGGCGAATTAAGGAAGGGGAATGAGATCCCTTTTGTTGCTTTAACCGCGACGGCCGGGGCGGAAGTCACAAAAGACATTATTTATAACCTAAAGTTatcaaagaatttaaaaatatttaaatcgtCGTCGTTTCgcgaaaatttattttacgacGTCTTTTTTATCAACATCCTCGACGATCCTTACTtgcatttaaaacaatttatcgaaaaacatttatattttgataaagaaattgacgtggagaataaaaaaaaatcttgcgGGATCATTTATTGCAGAACTCGCGATCAAACCGAGGTTTTatcgacgaaattaaattctttaggGGTGAAATCGACGGTTTATCACGCTGGGTTAAACCATAAGAATCGAATTGAGTGCCAAGAATCGTGGCAAAGCGGTTGCGTTCAAGTTATTTGCGCCACAATTAGTTTTGGGATGGGAGTTGATAAAGCGTCGGTGCGTTTCGTGGTTCATTGGGGGGTCCCAAAGGATCCCGCGTCTTATTACCAAGAATCCGGGAGAGCTGGACGCGATGGAAAAAACTCGTTCTGTCGATTATATTATAACCGCTCCGATCGAAAAGCCGTCGAATTCTTAATAACCCAAGAACTCGGGAGATccaaagataaaaaacaacgCGAGAATAAAGCCAAAAACGCGATGAAATCGTTCGCAAAAATCGTAGAATTTTGCGAATCCCCAAACGAGTGTCGCCATAAATTATTTGCAAAACACTTTGGGGATGATTTTAAACGATGTAAAACTAAATGCGACGTTTGCGTTGATCCTAAAAAGGTCGAAAAAATGGTTGAGTTATATCTAACCAAAAGCATTCAATTTAATTCGCTCCCCCAAGACATTAATGATATGAATTATGACGACCTTTATGAGGGCGGGCGAAAAGCTGCTGATAATTACGATAATAACGAAAACGATGAACGTAACATTTACGAAGAAAAAGCCAAAAAAGAAACTACCGAGCTAATTAGGAAACAATTTCAACTAAGGCGGAGTGCTCAAGAAGTATCAAAAGACACCATAGATAAGTTATTCGCGAAAAATTCTAAAGTT encodes the following:
- the LOC111415471 gene encoding ATP-dependent DNA helicase Q5-like, translated to MDENQLKDVLKSRFNFNTFKSNLQKDAIIKIVQEKADVLVSMPTGSGKSLCYQLPAVLKERQTTLVFSPLLALIKDQIDHLKAIKIRAASLNSKTLKGERETILTDLKSVSPNIKLLYITPEQASTQTFKELFQNLVKFDKIAYIVVDEAHCVSEWGHDFRPDYLKLGELRKGNEIPFVALTATAGAEVTKDIIYNLKLSKNLKIFKSSSFRENLFYDVFFINILDDPYLHLKQFIEKHLYFDKEIDVENKKKSCGIIYCRTRDQTEVLSTKLNSLGVKSTVYHAGLNHKNRIECQESWQSGCVQVICATISFGMGVDKASVRFVVHWGVPKDPASYYQESGRAGRDGKNSFCRLYYNRSDRKAVEFLITQELGRSKDKKQRENKAKNAMKSFAKIVEFCESPNECRHKLFAKHFGDDFKRCKTKCDVCVDPKKVEKMVELYLTKSIQFNSLPQDINDMNYDDLYEGGRKAADNYDNNENDERNIYEEKAKKETTELIRKQFQLRRSAQEVSKDTIDKLFAKNSKVKAAGSTKTKVKGLTIAAREQYFSKMTEVLIENYNQCVEEKVLDAIDIEECTKELEYSTFTSVTTLMMYRNASAKLISNIKCCTQENLLYDVFENFQPQPKKLETLSDFFRNSSKMNLLKLNELDLNKTKNIKEIKNDLKCENINVNNEVGVIKDVDKTDLVRVDKIEVKSTFDGFKRASELFKVKSNENVLNSSIKVDDETERVKENQEMDKNKIKNDDGGKMVISDNTRQVIEERYENFEQIIRDSKRMMDEMSERMVDKNNVKKDDGAKKKGRVKDHKQPEKSNKSISKLFGDDSEEEEGVNKDVVKRKVELDDDEKGKRKKLKRNDDIKKDGENKSGKLKKNEIGLLVVKLLTPAYTEKRFDSKETFKSMARTISHSLLDKDESEIKRFVADFLSKNEEITTATTL
- the LOC111415467 gene encoding ubiquitin-conjugating enzyme E2 L3, yielding MAATRRLQKELCDIRNSGLKSFRDIQVDESNILTWQGLIVPDNAPYNKGAFKIEINFPAEYPFKPPKISFKTKIYHPNIDEKGQVCLPIISAENWKPATKTEQVVQALVALVNEPEPEHPLRADLAEEYLKDKKKFSKNAEEYTKKHGERRPAD